One Rhinoraja longicauda isolate Sanriku21f chromosome 14, sRhiLon1.1, whole genome shotgun sequence genomic window, GTTGTGAAATATGCTGTCATCTAGTACAATATATATTATTTTGTTACAATTATTTTAGATAACACTAAATAACACtagagtgggtggtattgtagacagcaaAGGTGGTAAACGAAAataacagcaggatcttgatcagctaggcaaaagggctgaggaatggttaattaagtttaataaatataaatgtaaggtgttgcattttggtaagtcaaaccagggcaggaccttcacattgaatggtaggggCCTggacagtgttgtagagcagagggatctaggagtgcaggttcatagttccttgaaagtgacgttACATTTAGGTAGGGTGGTCAAGAGagttttcggtacattggccttcatcattcagggtaTTGAGTGCAGAAGTTGGCATGTTACGTTGCAGTTGTAGATGTggttgaggccgcatttggaagatTGTCATTGTTTTGATCACccactacaggaaagatggtgataAGTTGGAAAAAGGATGCAGAAGATTTGCGAGTATATTTCCAGGACACGAGAACCTAAACTCCagggtgaggttgggcaggcttatagaagtgtttttagatttagagatacagcgcagaaacaggcccttcggcccaccgggtccgcgccgcccagcgatccccgcacactaacactatcctacacccactagggacaatttttcttaacatttgcccagccaattaacctacatacctgtacgtctttggagtgtgggaggaaaccgaagatctcggagaaaacccacgcaggtcacggggagaacgtacaaactccgtacagacggcgcccgtagtcaggatcgaacccgagtctccagcgctgcattcgctgtaaggcagcaactctaccactgcgtcaccgtgccgcccatgatcaTTAGGGAAACAAATAGGGTgaaagcacagtcttttacccagtaggggtatcaagaaccagaggacgtaggtttaaggtaagggaggaaagatttaatagaaacccaaggGGCCATTCCTTGATTATCCATGGAAGGTTCAGAGAGATTTTGGAAATCTGCAGACATATACGAGGGAGAAATGTGCAATCGTACATTTTAAGCCACCTGTTGCACCATATAAAGACAGGCCATTTTTGGTCTTGCATTCATTTTGGTAACATCTAACAGTGTTTACGTAAAGGACACAAGACACATGGTATCACAAAGTCCTTTTCTGCTACTATTTTATTGTGCCAATTCCTGTCTGAGATCTATTCCTGAGAATACTAGGATAAAGTCCTATCCTGACCAAAGCAGTCAGGATAATTgggaatttgaaaaaaaaaaggtaaAGGAAATTATTTCAACATGGAGTAGGAAAACTTCAATCATAACTGCAGACATTGCTTGACTGAATGTTCCAGTGGGTGTCAGCAACAAAATCACCTTTAAAACTGTTTCCAGTGGTGTAATATGATCATAAAATATCAACCTGGTTAACAAGAATTATAGTGCTTAGCCTATTTTCGCATAGGGATACAAATTACTCCTgttatttttaatcttatttGAGATTAAAAGAGGGCGGTGAATGACACAAATGCTTAGTTTACAGGAACAACTATCACAAACAAAACTTCGACAGTTCTAAAAtagtttctttaaaataaaatcagtgaTTTCTAAATAGCAAAAATGTAACCACCTAACAAATAAGAGTTAACTTTTTAAaatagaactttggaaaatatTATTATAAAATAAATAATGAAAATGGTAATGGCCATTTCCTTTTGAAATCTCAGCCAAAGTTTGTAACTAACATGCATAATGAACCATTAGGAATGTTTGTAATTACGTACACTTAAATCCTTTGAAAGAGCAACCTATAGAAAAGGAGGTTCAATACAATCTGCAAGGAAATCCTAGTCATTTATACACACGAGTGTAAAAGtctatattttatattattatcttTGATCTTAGAGGGTAAACAAGGTCCATGCAAGATAGCTCACTATTTTCAGCTATGCATACAGTATTTGCAACTTAAAAACATACTTATTCCAATAAAACAATATCATGGGTATCTGCCACTCTTTCATCTTAGATCACCAATCCCACTTTAAAGTACAACTCTTGAGGAACAGTTCAAAATTATTTGTTTAAATTGGTTGCATTGACTTAGGAAGCACATCTGTCACAATAGCAACTCCCCAAGACCATTTGAGAACCCAGAAGTCTAATAGTTCAATATTAAATCTAAGCTCAAATTTCTGGTTTCCAATAGCTTGAAGAGGTGTAACGACCATGTATGGAAAAGGCATTAATGCTGCCAAGGCTCCAAGTGGCTTGTGGCACTTTGTTCAAACTGACCCAGTGCAATTTCTGTTTCAAAAAGGTTCAATGTAATTGGCATACCATCTATACATATATTCTGGAAACAGTATTCTTCTCCAAAGGGCAAGTACATCTTTAAAACTTTGGGGGAAAAATGTCTTGGACAAGCCACTTGAACAAGTTAGATGAAATTTCTGTATGATATCCACCTACATACAATCAATAGGCAAGGAAATTGAATGAGGCAAAGGACATATAGAACAAGTATCCCTGATAAAATCAGTCTCTGGTTAAGGACAAGTTTTCTTCTTTGGCAAACCTAAATTAACCTCATCAGATTTCCATGGTATTTAGTAGTCATGTGCATGCCAACCAAACAGAAAATCCATACCCTAACTTTCTGCAACGTGGACCGAAACAGAGGCACTCCTTCTTATTGAGCGTGGAGCTGAGAGCCTCTTATCCTCAAATGCTtgaacaacaccttggaccataATATTTGTTACTTCACAGTATCTGCAAGAAGTTTTGTCCATTGTTCACAGATAGGCAAGACCTCCACCTCAGTGGTAACATATCACAACCTTTTACACTTCCAACATCATGGCACTTGAGACCATAGGATATTGAAGTTTGTTATTCTCTTGTGATCGGTCTTTAGGAGCAGTTCATTATACAAATCCCTCCCTGAGTATAACTCCCATTTTTTTTGTGAGAAATGTGTAATAACAGTAGTATTACATTTGATTGTTTTATTTTCGTCTTTAACAGTAGCATTTTCTTGCGCGAAGTTTAAAGTCTTGACAAATTTGGCAAATTGATGCTCGATCGGTTTCAGCTGCCCAGCTGCCATCCCTCACAAGCTTCAATGCAACACAACCATTCCATGCTGCCAATGGAGCTGCAAGGTGGGTCTCACCCCTCTTCAGATGGCAGGTAAAGAAGTCAGAATATCAGCAGATTGTTCACGTAGTTTATCGTTCCTAGTTCAGATTGTTCATGTAGTTTATCGTTCCTAGTACCCAGGACTAAAGGTGGCTTAATATCTTTCCTCTCAGATTGACAATTTTTTGCTTAAAACAATTTGGTGAGCTAGGACAGGAAATAATTTTAACAGCACATTTGTTTCATCACAAAAGACAAGATTACCGAGCGCAGGTGAAATCTTGTCCATTAAATGCAGCATGTACGGGCTGGATGAGATTCAGACATACGACAAAGCCAATCACATTCGCTTTTCGTGGTGAACAGTGGAGAGGTGCGAGGGAGATAGTGCTGATGAGCTGGACGGTAGTCTGCGTATTACCACCTCATCGTAAACCAAGCTGGGCAGCACCGAGGTCCGCAGAAGTTGGCTGTACATTTGCTGTGAATGGGAAGCCAGCCGTTGTTGACGTTGCACGGAGCCAGGAACCACAGTGGGTGAAACGGGAAGGCCAGATGCCAATACTGGCACCACAACTGAATCAGACTTTCCTTCCTCCACTGTATTTTTATTCAAATCAACCAGCTGAAAGTGGGCTCCAAATTTTTCCGTCTTGTTCTGAAACTCGGGGCAATAGGTTCCATGCAGATACGAGCCCGTGAGTGCTCCTTTCTTGTTGTCCTGTTCATCCCCCGAGGATAAATCCTGACTATTGGATGGATTTGATTCTTGGTCCATTTGAGGCTTTCTCTTTTGGCTGACTTTGGTCAAGCTGGACAGAAGCGACTTCTTTCCAGTTGGTTCGCCCTCTTTTCTCGACTCTTCCAGGTGGGGTGAAGGAAGTCTTTGGTCACTGTGGATTGGAAACTGTCTCCTCTCAGAGTTCTTTGGAAGCTCTTCTTGACAGCTCTTTGTTTGACCCAAATTTAGGGATGTCCCAGATGGTAAATGACGACTGCTTTTTGCTGGAGCTCTCTGGCTACCATCTGACGTTTCCAATACTGCAGGTAAGGCTGACAACGTGCATAGATCTGTTGGTTGTTTACCTGCTGTCTCAGAGTTCAATCTAGTTTTGATGGCCCGCGGGCTCTCATTATTGGTTGCAGTATGATCTAGCTTTTGAGTTTTAGGATATTTTGGTAAACTTAAGTCTGTGGGCACATCTTCGGACACAACTTCAGAACTTGGGCTCAGGGGTGATGAACTAAGTGACTCTGCACCAGAGCTATGATCCGAATGAATAGATTCTCTTCTCTGATCAATCACCTCTGTGCAACAGGAATCCAGGCACAGCTTCTTGATTGGTTGCTCATTTTTCTTAAGGCTTTCCTTGTTCTCACAGAAGTTTTGCAGAGATTGAGGAAAAAGATAAATAGGGACACCCTTCTGTGATACACAGACTGATGCATCCATGAACTCTGCAATTCTTTTTCCTGACGAACTCCTACTTGACTTACTGAGGTTTAGTGGCGAGGACTGTTCCCTGTATCGTATAGAAGGCTCATTTTTTGGTGGTAACTGCTTGTTGGATAAATTCTGAGGTAAAATCTCATACAGTTGTCCTTTATGATCATAAATATAGCTGCTATCATTGGTCTTGCTCAAGTTCAAACCTACCTCCACCAAACCGTCCTTCATTGAGTAGCCTCGTGGAGTTCCACTGCCATTACCGACAAGTCGGCCCATTGGTCTCGAGTTAGATTCATGCTCTTCCTTGGAAATTGCAACATGTTTGACGGAACTCAAATTATTGAACAAGGGCAGTGTAGATGCATTTCCTTTCACCAGTCGAATTCCATTTACTTGTCCAAAACCAAGCCTCTTTGCTGTTTGAGGGACCCCTTTCGATTCTTTCCTCTTTAGTCCTGCCACATTGTGCGTTCCAGGCTCTCCCAGAGGTTTGCTGCATACTTTGATCTTCTGACTATCCAACGCCACGTTCTGTGGTCGTTCCACTATGAGGGCTCGTTGCAAAGTGGGTCTGGATAGTTCCTTGGACGTAGCCAGGCCAAGCCTGCTTTTGAGAACATCAAGAGGAGAAATGCCTTCAGGCAACTGGAAGTTTAGAATTCCAGAATGAAGATTTTGGAACATTGCATTTGGAAAGATGTGCTTACTACTCTCTGTGCCCAGGCTTTGTTTAACTCTGGTGCCACTAGACAAGTCCTGAGGGTGATGTGGTGACTTATGTTTATGTCCTGTATTTGGGCACACTCGATTTTCCTGGTTTCTTATTTTGTGCTCATGTTGTCGAAATACTTTAGACTCCGTTTTCTCACTTGTGCCCAGTCCTGTGGGTGGGCAAGCGTTGCTTCTGGAACATTCCACTGCAATCGATGCAGCATTATCTTGGCTTTTGCATTTTAGTATTTGCATGTGTTTATCTTGAGAGTTGCCCTGAGTACTTGAGTGTTGAGCAGTGATAGTCCTTTGTCTATTCTCTTGGCATCTTTCACCTCTAGGTTGTTCATCCTGGAAGAGAGGATTGATTCATTTACTGGTCCGATTTCACTCGCTCTAGTTTAATACAAAATATATGCACAGAGCCTCATTTGATTGCCCCACAATCCAGGTACCCAAATTTACCACATCAAGCACTGCTATAGAGACGTTCTCAATGCTGCCGCAGTCAGTTGTTTTACAGCTTTGAGTTTTCCACCTTAGATTAACTATAGCAGGGGTAATCAAATATGAAGGTTAATTTTAATAATAGTTGCGTGACACGTCAATTTAGGACAGACAATGAATCCACCCTTGAATATTCAACATGAAACAAAGTGGTCAATCTTTCTCATTAAGTTAAGGAAGAATATGGAGGAGAGTGGGTCTAAGATTGTGCAGCATTCAAATGATGGTTTATAAATTCAGCCATTGTAAAACAAAAAACCTTAATGCTGGAAGTTTGTTGTAAGATATGCGAATACTGGGACAGTTAGGGTCAGTGAAGAGTGCAATTGGAATAACTTTTCAGATCAACCCAAAATGCTaagtttctctccacagatgctccccaatttgctgcatatttccagcagtttctttttcAAACTTCAGTTTTGCTTTCCAATTTCAGGCATGTTAGTTCCTGTTATGTTTCATTTTACATCTCCACGTGCAGACTAGGTGCCCAGTACAATGCCTTGCAAAGGTGAGAAGGATCTAaagcagggatctccaaactatggcccacgGGCCACATCCAGCCCGCTATGAGATTTATCTGGCAAGCTCTTAGACAGCGGGGACTGGAAGCagaagctgccagagatggttcgccactgacccagagccgggacaaggcgagagatcgcagcaccccctcgaaacttccctcctcgccgtcgCCGCTCacgccggggatgcggggcttctgaacaacaactacacttgtgtttgttcttattttgctgagctagagggagacggggcaggggaagagagtggagcagcagcgcagatctcgctggctttgggagagagggagaggggacgagaggaacagaaagagggagggagcagcccccacaagtggtggtgctccttcaccggaccctctgacaccctcctccctgcactcccCCGctactccctctaccctgactctctccctccccccactctctcccctcaccccctctccctcagtggtggtcactgtattttttctcttttataaataattgtatacctacggtatatatatatatatatatatattccaatatttcaagctctttaaaaaaattgaatattatttatttgttgccatataaacctaatctaacttaacctagtttaacctttcctaatctattcgaacgtaacctagtctaaactttttttgagttcattaaatttataaaactcacacttctttattttttcctacggcccgcaaaaatgtgccaaatatataatgtggcccacatgctgaaaagtttggaggcccctgatctAAGTCATGGCATTGTTTCTGGAAAATTCACAATACAGTCCAACAGTGTGCTGCTACACAAATAGGTCTTGACTGGGCCAATTCCATCACCAGCattcctttaccttgcactgctcCCAGACCCAGTTTTTGAGTGCTACATATTCAGACATGACTTGCAGTATTTGGAGAAAGGAGATTCCTGTTGATTCTCTTCCCCCTCAAATGCATTTCAAACCTCAGCCATACCACAATAGAAAGAAAAAGGAAAGTAAAGGAAGCAGAATAAAATTATTAGCTTTTGCACGTGTAATTAATGAGACAGTGCTCACCTTCAGAATAAATTGGGCTGGGtgtcaagtttgtagatgacactaaagtgggtggtgttgtagaCAGGAGGATGGTTGTCAAAGTTTACAACAAGATCatgaccaggtgggctgaggaatggttgatggaatttaatacagggaaacacaaggtgtggcattttgggacgtctaacatgggcacgacttcacagtgaattgtagggttctggggaatgttgtggtacagagggatctaggagtgcaagtgcataattccttgaaagtgacgtCACAGGGTGGATAAgatggctttcggcacattgggcttcatcagtcatactattgagtatagaagttaggaggtcatgttgcagttgtacaagacattagtgaggccacatttagagtactgtgttcagttttgggcaccatgttataggaaagatgttgtccagcttgaaagggttcagggaagatttaccaagatgttgccaagactcgaagacctgagctatagggagaggttgagcaggacgatatccttggagtgcaggaggatgaggggtgatcttacaaaggtatacaaaatcacaAAAGGATTTAGATCAGTTAAATACACAGtctctgcccagagtagggaaatcaggaaccagaggacataggtttaaggtgagggggcaaatatttagatttagagatacagcgcaaaaacaggcccttcggcccaccgggtccgcgccgcccagcgatccccgcacgttaacactatcctacacccactagggacaatttttacatttgcccagccaattaacctaccaacttgtacgtctttgtagtgtgggaggaaaccgaagatctcggagaaaacccacgcatgtcacagggagaacgtacaaactccgtacagtacagcacccgtagtcaggatcgaacccgagtctccggcgctgcattcactgctgtgccaccatgccccccttaataggaacccgagggattaCATTTTTATAgaaagggtggttggtatatggaacgagttgtcagaggaggtagtagaggcaggtacaattgcaatgtgcaagaaacatttagacaggtacatggatagggtaggtttagagggatatgggccaaaagcagcaggagggactagtttagatgggggcatgttggtcggtatgggcaagttaggccaaagggcctgtttccacaccttatGACTATGACTGGGGTCTGCAAGGAATGGAACAAAGGGACTTATTGTACTCCCTGTCcactcatgactgtgtggctACATTATGTttgaactccatttacaagtttttaGATGACACCATCATAGTAGGCTGGATCTCGAACACTGACGAGATGGAATAAAAAGAGGAAACAGAGCGCTTAGTAATATGGTGTCAAGATACCAATCTCTCTCCCTttgtgtcagcaagacgaaggagctagttattgacttcagaaaaaTGTTGTGCACGTGTCCTCGTTAACATCAATGGGGATGAAGTGGAGATTGGCcagaacttcaagttcctagacataaatttcaccaacaatttgtcctggatcaaccacattgaagcgGCTAAGAAACCTCAATCGATTAGAAGATTAAGGAACTTTGGCATTTCTACAACGACTCCTACCAACATCTGTAGATTCACCATAAACAGCATCCTATGGGATGCATCAAAATTTAGTTTGGTAACAGGTTTGCTCAAGACTGCAGGAAAGTGAAGAAAAACAAGACCATAGTGCTGAAATAATTCAAATGGTCGGGCAGCACTAaggggaacatgggtaggtgatgttttaggtcgggacccttcttcagaccggttgcaagaggggaaaagaaaagctgagaggaggggcaggacaaagcctggcaggtaataggtggatgcaggtgaggggggaggttttgataggcagatgggttgACAAAGACCAGGgatgaaaagagagagagaggtgtgccaAAAGGATTCAAGAGTTGCAAATTGGGAAGCTATAGGAGAGTATGTATGGGGACGGGATAAATAGATGCGAGTTCAGGTGGTGCAcaggggaggggtttacattacctaaaattgaagaattcaacgttcatgttGATGGGGTGCGAGCTACCAAAGTAGAATACGAGGCTGGAATCCATATGTTTTTAACTGTAAGATGAGGGAGCTATCCAGTCATGTGTGGGACTATCAGActagggaccactgtaggccttCCTGAACTTCTCACACATCACTGGGGTGAAAGCTGTACTGCAATATGATCAGCAGACATCCCAAACAGAGAATGTGCTCTTATCTACAGTAGAGGAAGTGAGAGGTGGGGAAAATGCGATATGAAAAAATATTACTGCATATATATCATTAAATTGTTTTTGG contains:
- the LOC144600112 gene encoding uncharacterized protein LOC144600112, producing the protein MTSLQEAVWEDAVKWVGSPCGSHGPYTFYRAFSVLVSGSSGQDVAPRTLTAKLGQFLFVRCQPHEPECIAELQLLWEDRSRRQTLASTRLYFSPGDTPQGRDLHHGQDEVIAVSKKVIIRLPDLAKWACIATSQWAANAQESIPNTTNLDISEHKEESELNDSPPSDCHLTSNNVGSECENSGFQDDQSQVKVLSYPQYCRYRAIRKRIQKASAECVDEAQLLALGGILMMDQNTTILYCRETFEHPTLGNNKSICDEFAPRVLTHTSAGRVVRTRLHITARPQSFTLLHYQLTGATDIKGRTRMKKPKITKGDESPSLECPQSSQSDDKEKTDKVDSENMASGNAQANQADNPSELLSAEQRFLKALHNFMCDRNTPIARIPHLGFKKIDLFVMFTVTQRLGGYEAVTARRLWKHIYDELGGNPGSTSAATCTRRHYERLILPYERYLKGEEHKPLPPAKPRKHATSTSEDSEKDVITKSGELNMKMKKGQDVSRIFEKEDEQPRGERCQENRQRTITAQHSSTQGNSQDKHMQILKCKSQDNAASIAVECSRSNACPPTGLGTSEKTESKVFRQHEHKIRNQENRVCPNTGHKHKSPHHPQDLSSGTRVKQSLGTESSKHIFPNAMFQNLHSGILNFQLPEGISPLDVLKSRLGLATSKELSRPTLQRALIVERPQNVALDSQKIKVCSKPLGEPGTHNVAGLKRKESKGVPQTAKRLGFGQVNGIRLVKGNASTLPLFNNLSSVKHVAISKEEHESNSRPMGRLVGNGSGTPRGYSMKDGLVEVGLNLSKTNDSSYIYDHKGQLYEILPQNLSNKQLPPKNEPSIRYREQSSPLNLSKSSRSSSGKRIAEFMDASVCVSQKGVPIYLFPQSLQNFCENKESLKKNEQPIKKLCLDSCCTEVIDQRRESIHSDHSSGAESLSSSPLSPSSEVVSEDVPTDLSLPKYPKTQKLDHTATNNESPRAIKTRLNSETAGKQPTDLCTLSALPAVLETSDGSQRAPAKSSRHLPSGTSLNLGQTKSCQEELPKNSERRQFPIHSDQRLPSPHLEESRKEGEPTGKKSLLSSLTKVSQKRKPQMDQESNPSNSQDLSSGDEQDNKKGALTGSYLHGTYCPEFQNKTEKFGAHFQLVDLNKNTVEEGKSDSVVVPVLASGLPVSPTVVPGSVQRQQRLASHSQQMYSQLLRTSVLPSLVYDEVVIRRLPSSSSALSPSHLSTVHHEKRM